CGGTATCCGCGCCGAAGCCGGCCGATTCGAGGAGGTCGATGGCCACGTCGAGTCCCCGGAGGGAATCGGAGAAGAAGGGGCCGTGCAGCATCATCCAGTGGGCGACGCCGGGATACGGGGCGAGTTGCTTCCGCAGCGAGAGCATCGTTTCGGTGAACCACTTCCGCCAGTCGACGTCGCCGGGCGGCATCCGCGTCCCGGAGAGAACCTCCTCCACGACCTTCCGCATGATCTCGTCCTTGCCGCCGACGTGGTGGTAGATCGACGACATCGACGCACCCGACTCCAGTGCGATGTCGCGGACGGTCCAGCCGTACAGTCCTTTGCGGGCGGTCAGCCGGACGGCCGTGTCGATGATGTCCGCCGGCCGCAACTGCGGCTTTCGGCGGGCGTGCCGCTCGTCGTTCATGCTCCCATCCTGTCCCAACGAGTGGGCGGAGCGGAATCCCGTGTCGCAGACGGCAGGCGGAGCGCAGGGGAGTGGGCGCCGCGACGGCCCTTCCGCTAAGGTTGCTCTCAGTTCCCGGTGGGCG
This genomic stretch from Corynebacterium hansenii harbors:
- a CDS encoding TetR/AcrR family transcriptional regulator, translated to MNDERHARRKPQLRPADIIDTAVRLTARKGLYGWTVRDIALESGASMSSIYHHVGGKDEIMRKVVEEVLSGTRMPPGDVDWRKWFTETMLSLRKQLAPYPGVAHWMMLHGPFFSDSLRGLDVAIDLLESAGFGADTGKVYGTIFNAALSSIAFSDFRRGHAVDGFPGHEGIIRGFADHAPDSPGSRVLLETMAPFARDADAAEAAGEEFYRFLLSSLLNGIARTLGPQD